In Oncorhynchus keta strain PuntledgeMale-10-30-2019 chromosome 19, Oket_V2, whole genome shotgun sequence, a single genomic region encodes these proteins:
- the LOC127909054 gene encoding keratin-associated protein 16-1-like, with amino-acid sequence MKRKPSTRVNSERCYLQTACHPRLLDQAACHPRLLDQAACHPRSLDQAACHPRLLDQAAFHPRSLDQAACHPRLLDQAACHPRSLDQAACHPRLLDQAACHPRLWDQSACHPRSLDQAACHPSLLDQSACQPRSLDQAACQPSLLDQSACHPRSLDQAACHPRLLDQAACHPRLLDQSACHPRSLDQAACHPSLLDQSACQPRSLDQAACQPSLLDQSACHPRLLNQAACHPRLLDQATCHPRLLDQAACHPRLLDQAACHPRLLDQATCHPRLLDQAACHPRLLDQAACHPRLLDQAACHPRLLDQAACHPRLLDQAACHPRLLDQAACHPRLLDQAACHPRLLDQAACHPRLLDQAACHPRLLDQAACHPRLLDQAACHPMLLDQAACHPRLLDQAACHAMLLDQAACHPRLLDQAACHPMLLDQAACHPRLLDQAACHPMLLDQAACHPRLLDQAACHPRLLDQAACHAMLLDQAACHPRLLDQAACHPRLLDQAACHPRLLDQAACHPMLLDQAACHAMLLDQAACHPRLLDQAA; translated from the coding sequence ACAGCCTGTCACCCCAGGTTGTTGGATCAGGCAGCCTGTCACCCCAGGTTGTTGGATCAGGCAGCCTGTCACCCCAGGTCGTTGGATCAGGCAGCCTGTCACCCCAGGTTGTTGGATCAGGCAGCCTTTCACCCCAGGTCATTGGATCAGGCAGCCTGTCACCCCAGGTTGTTGGATCAGGCAGCCTGTCACCCCAGGTCGTTGGATCAGGCAGCCTGTCACCCCAGGTTGTTGGATCAGGCAGCCTGTCACCCCAGGTTGTGGGATCAGTCAGCCTGTCACCCCAGGTCGTTGGATCAGGCAGCCTGTCACCCCAGCTTGTTGGATCAGTCAGCCTGTCAACCCAGGTCGTTGGATCAGGCAGCCTGCCAGCCCAGCTTGTTGGATCAGTCAGCTTGTCACCCCAGGTCGTTGGATCAGGCAGCCTGTCACCCCAGGTTGTTGGATCAGGCAGCCTGTCACCCCAGGTTGTTGGATCAGTCAGCCTGTCACCCCAGGTCGTTGGATCAGGCAGCCTGTCACCCCAGCTTGTTGGATCAGTCAGCCTGTCAACCCAGGTCGTTGGATCAGGCAGCCTGCCAGCCCAGCTTGTTGGATCAGTCAGCCTGTCACCCCAGGTTGTTGAACCAGGCAGCCTGTCACCCCAGGTTGTTGGATCAGGCAACCTGTCACCCCAGGTTGTTGGACCAGGCAGCCTGTCACCCCAGGTTGTTGGATCAGGCAGCCTGTCACCCCAGGTTGTTGGATCAGGCAACCTGTCACCCCAGGTTGTTGGATCAGGCAGCCTGTCACCCCAGGTTGTTGGACCAGGCAGCCTGTCACCCCAGGTTGTTGGATCAGGCAGCCTGTCACCCCAGGTTGTTGGATCAGGCAGCCTGTCACCCCAGGTTGTTGGATCAGGCAGCCTGTCACCCCAGGTTGTTGGACCAGGCAGCCTGTCACCCCAGGTTGTTGGACCAGGCAGCCTGTCACCCCAGGTTGTTGGATCAGGCAGCGTGTCACCCCAGGTTGTTGGACCAGGCAGCGTGTCACCCCAGGTTGTTGGATCAGGCAGCGTGTCACCCCAGGTTGTTGGATCAGGCAGCGTGTCACCCCATGTTGTTGGATCAGGCAGCGTGTCACCCCAGGTTGTTGGACCAGGCAGCGTGTCACGCCATGTTGTTGGATCAGGCAGCGTGTCACCCCAGGTTGTTGGACCAGGCAGCGTGTCACCCCATGTTGTTGGATCAGGCAGCGTGTCACCCCAGGTTGTTGGATCAGGCAGCGTGTCACCCCATGTTGTTGGATCAGGCAGCGTGTCACCCCAGGTTGTTGGATCAGGCAGCGTGTCACCCCAGGTTGTTGGACCAGGCAGCCTGTCACGCCATGTTGTTGGATCAGGCAGCCTGTCACCCCAGGTTGTTGGACCAGGCAGCCTGTCACCCCAGGTTGTTGGACCAGGCAGCCTGTCACCCCAGGTTGTTGGATCAGGCAGCGTGTCACCCCATGTTGTTGGATCAGGCAGCCTGTCACGCCATGTTGTTGGATCAGGCAGCCTGTCACCCCAGGTTGTTGGACCAGGCTGCTTAA